In a single window of the Magnetococcales bacterium genome:
- a CDS encoding response regulator → MGDSPSKTKRTPALLASGGWWSLTRHYLARVAGYKQNHPTAYRLLFYILVISSLFTLMGTALQIGFDYRKDVSLIKERMDQIQASHLHGIINSLWDMNDNQTRTLLKGILELPDVSYLEIIEEDGTPLFVMGLPVSGPSITSHIPLTHLRVNGVRTPLGELRVVATLAGVYQRLQERVLVILGAQAVKTFMVSAFILAIFHYLVTRHLNILAAYARRLNLDRLDEPLILKRSSGESAKPDELERVAQALNDMRVGLREDMALREEAESALRQSEAKYRRLIENMGAGFFLYSHGIDGIFTYVSPSITPTLGYGQEEFLSHFETYLTDNPINQGVVSHTHHSIRGRKQRPYEVEIYHKNGNVHLLEVAEVPVFDGRGEVIAVEGVARDVTASLQAERERQAREEAEEANRAKSNFLATMSHEIRTPMNGVLGMAKLLEQTELTVPQKEYVEIITKSGKALLDLLNDILDISRIEAGRLELRAVDFSPGKIITDLVELMSVPARGKGVDFTVSLEEGLPTHLRGDAGRLRQVLLNLLSNAVKFTDQGEIEIGVRRIHRDQGRVCLEFFVKDTGIGIPESELGRLFNAFTQVDGSVSRSHGGVGLGLAICERLVRAMGGDIQVSSRVGEGSLFCFSLYFQMVEPHKPMMAPMPEVKGKPLSILLVEDEPVSRMVAESLLLAEGHRVQTAENGQEALDQIEEHRFDIILLDIHMPGMDGMEVARQIRLLNDPLKATIPIIALTADLVRENVKRYLAEGIDFVESKPLDMERLNRVISGL, encoded by the coding sequence ATGGGCGACTCCCCTTCCAAAACCAAACGAACCCCAGCCCTCTTGGCTTCGGGTGGATGGTGGTCCCTGACCCGGCACTATTTGGCCCGGGTGGCGGGGTATAAACAAAACCATCCCACAGCCTATCGGCTGCTTTTTTATATTCTGGTGATCAGTTCCCTGTTTACGCTGATGGGAACCGCCCTGCAGATCGGTTTTGACTATCGAAAGGATGTCTCTCTCATTAAAGAGAGAATGGACCAGATTCAGGCCAGCCATCTCCACGGTATCATCAACAGCCTGTGGGATATGAATGACAATCAAACCCGCACCCTGCTCAAGGGGATTTTGGAGCTGCCCGATGTCTCCTATCTGGAGATTATTGAGGAGGATGGTACCCCCCTTTTCGTCATGGGCCTGCCCGTGTCGGGCCCCAGCATCACCAGCCATATTCCTCTGACCCATCTGCGTGTGAACGGTGTGCGGACCCCCCTGGGGGAACTTCGGGTGGTGGCTACTTTGGCCGGGGTTTACCAGCGGCTTCAAGAGCGGGTGTTGGTGATTTTGGGAGCCCAGGCGGTGAAGACCTTTATGGTTTCCGCTTTTATTCTCGCCATCTTTCACTATCTGGTTACCCGCCATCTCAATATCCTGGCCGCCTACGCCCGACGACTGAACCTGGACCGTTTGGACGAGCCTCTGATTTTGAAACGTTCTTCGGGAGAGTCTGCCAAGCCGGATGAACTGGAGCGGGTCGCCCAAGCCCTCAACGATATGCGCGTCGGCCTGCGGGAGGATATGGCGCTGCGGGAGGAAGCTGAAAGCGCCCTTCGCCAGAGTGAGGCCAAATATCGTCGCCTGATCGAAAACATGGGGGCCGGTTTTTTTCTCTATTCCCACGGTATCGACGGCATTTTTACCTATGTCTCTCCTTCCATCACACCGACCCTGGGGTATGGCCAGGAAGAATTTTTAAGTCATTTCGAAACCTATCTTACCGACAACCCCATCAACCAGGGGGTGGTGAGCCACACCCACCATTCCATCCGTGGTCGCAAGCAGAGACCGTATGAGGTTGAGATTTATCATAAAAATGGCAACGTTCATCTGCTGGAGGTGGCGGAGGTGCCGGTGTTTGATGGCCGTGGGGAGGTGATTGCCGTGGAAGGGGTGGCGCGGGATGTGACTGCGAGCCTCCAGGCGGAGCGGGAGCGTCAGGCCCGGGAAGAGGCTGAGGAGGCCAACCGGGCCAAATCCAATTTTCTTGCCACCATGAGCCACGAAATCCGCACGCCCATGAACGGGGTTCTCGGCATGGCCAAACTTTTGGAGCAGACAGAACTGACGGTGCCCCAAAAGGAGTATGTGGAAATTATTACCAAGTCGGGCAAGGCGCTTTTGGATTTGCTCAACGACATTTTGGATATTTCCCGGATTGAGGCGGGCCGGTTGGAGTTGCGGGCCGTAGATTTTTCTCCCGGCAAGATCATCACAGATTTGGTAGAGCTGATGTCCGTTCCGGCCCGTGGCAAGGGGGTTGATTTTACTGTTTCCCTGGAGGAGGGGCTTCCGACACATCTGAGGGGGGATGCGGGGCGGCTGCGCCAGGTGTTGCTCAATCTACTGAGCAATGCGGTCAAATTTACCGACCAGGGAGAGATTGAAATCGGGGTTCGACGCATCCACCGGGACCAGGGGCGGGTGTGTCTGGAATTTTTTGTGAAGGATACCGGAATTGGTATTCCAGAGAGTGAGCTTGGTCGCCTTTTTAATGCCTTTACCCAGGTGGATGGTTCCGTCAGCCGCTCCCATGGTGGAGTTGGATTGGGACTGGCCATCTGTGAGCGATTGGTACGGGCCATGGGAGGGGATATCCAGGTATCGAGCCGGGTTGGGGAGGGGAGCCTTTTCTGCTTTAGTCTTTATTTCCAAATGGTTGAGCCACACAAACCCATGATGGCACCCATGCCGGAGGTTAAGGGCAAGCCGCTCTCCATCCTTTTGGTGGAGGATGAACCGGTAAGCCGGATGGTGGCTGAAAGTTTGCTTCTGGCAGAGGGGCATCGGGTGCAAACAGCTGAAAACGGCCAGGAGGCTCTGGACCAGATCGAGGAACACCGTTTCGATATTATTTTGTTGGATATCCATATGCCGGGGATGGATGGCATGGAGGTGGCCCGGCAGATCCGTCTTCTGAACGATCCTCTGAAGGCGACCATCCCCATCATTGCTCTCACTGCTGACCTGGTTCGGGAAAATGTGAAGCGCTATCTGGCTGAGGGAATCGATTTTGTGGAGAGCAAGCCGTTGGACATGGAAAGATTGAACCGGGTGATCAGTGGTTTATAG
- a CDS encoding methyl-accepting chemotaxis protein: MKLLDLLADLKIWMKIALAAGLTGLLFVGVVVQYHQALFRSIEDGEHLLRVHEAKKAHSLNIHRYMLEARRSEKDFLARKQEKYVARVAGVVESVRQEAGRLQAIESLAGGAPAAEEIIRLIGAYHDAFQKIVAAWQEKGLDHNTGLQGRFRQAAHDMEGILKDFDVSQLKIDLGELRRKEKDYVVRNLDKYLRGFESRMAAFVTHLRGSRLSDDFKREITQALSDYQNAVTAFVFARRGGAELDTASSTYRNMSSKAHVLEKLLNSHYIPGIWLDLLMARRHEKDYLLRGSAKYVERLQLVVEGMRKRVGTSAVEPVKQKAIVEKLKIYEEAFLALVARNDEIISLTAHMREMVHKIEPLVEANVKDSVIRMTESAEATRDSAVGSAWFALGIAFLAIALCVGLIVGVTLVITRPIDKLVLFANRLSEGDLTASGELDRPDRQDEVGTLGRALEDMGRSLRTLLSTIAGNAMELDLASMGLATTSTQMTGNADHLNQQAVTTAASGEEMSANMNAISAAMEESNANMQAIAAATEQASTNLSGVAEGVDEISGVFGIVSETAEMGSRELQGVYVATGQANDNMKNTTGAIREVTDSFGAVRQQCASAEKHSHEAGKHVRETFGVMEELSGSAEAIGQVVEVINEIADQTNMLALNASIEAAGAGEAGKGFAVVANEVKTLAQKTSEATKMIEERIQDIRDRSAEATQGAREVMGTIEGIGKANSEILQAVDLQTDAIDQVSDAMGGMSRETEEVNDKMLQATTVMENISQQVVDAFKQVLEVNSQVTEANEGLGEVARNVVEATEGNNEIARNVTEAAGAAGEVAQAMTQVSGSAGEMEGLSHSVEESAQGMAKTAADLKETLTRFKV; this comes from the coding sequence ATGAAGCTACTGGATCTGCTGGCTGACCTGAAAATCTGGATGAAAATTGCCCTTGCAGCGGGCTTGACGGGGCTTTTGTTCGTAGGGGTGGTGGTCCAATACCATCAGGCTCTGTTTCGCTCTATTGAGGATGGGGAACATCTGTTGCGGGTGCATGAGGCGAAAAAGGCCCACTCCCTCAATATTCACCGTTACATGTTGGAAGCCCGACGGAGTGAAAAGGATTTTTTGGCCCGCAAACAGGAAAAATATGTGGCCCGTGTGGCTGGTGTGGTTGAGTCGGTTCGGCAGGAAGCGGGCAGGCTCCAGGCGATTGAATCCCTGGCTGGGGGAGCGCCGGCAGCCGAGGAGATTATCCGTCTGATCGGGGCCTACCATGACGCTTTTCAGAAAATTGTCGCGGCCTGGCAGGAGAAGGGGTTGGACCACAACACGGGCCTCCAGGGACGTTTTCGCCAGGCCGCTCATGATATGGAAGGGATTTTAAAGGATTTCGATGTCTCCCAGCTGAAGATCGATTTGGGGGAGCTGCGCCGCAAGGAGAAGGATTATGTGGTGCGCAATCTGGATAAATATCTCCGGGGTTTTGAAAGCCGGATGGCTGCATTTGTGACCCATTTGCGGGGTTCCCGGCTTTCGGATGACTTCAAACGGGAAATCACCCAGGCGCTTTCAGATTATCAAAATGCCGTCACCGCCTTTGTTTTTGCCCGCCGGGGTGGGGCGGAACTCGATACGGCCAGTTCAACCTACCGCAACATGAGCAGCAAGGCCCATGTTCTGGAAAAGCTCCTCAATAGCCACTATATCCCCGGCATCTGGCTGGATCTGCTGATGGCCCGCCGTCACGAAAAGGATTATCTCCTGCGGGGATCAGCCAAATATGTGGAGAGGCTCCAGTTGGTGGTGGAGGGGATGAGAAAGCGTGTCGGTACCAGTGCCGTGGAACCTGTCAAGCAGAAGGCCATTGTGGAAAAGCTCAAAATTTATGAAGAGGCTTTTCTGGCTCTTGTCGCTCGCAACGATGAAATCATCTCCCTGACCGCCCACATGCGGGAAATGGTCCACAAGATCGAACCTTTGGTGGAGGCCAATGTGAAGGATTCAGTCATCCGGATGACTGAATCCGCCGAGGCCACCCGGGATTCCGCTGTGGGTAGTGCCTGGTTTGCTTTGGGAATCGCTTTTTTGGCGATCGCCTTGTGTGTGGGGCTGATCGTTGGTGTCACCCTGGTGATCACCCGCCCCATCGACAAACTGGTGCTCTTTGCCAATCGGCTCTCTGAGGGGGATTTGACCGCTTCCGGGGAGTTGGATCGACCGGATCGCCAGGATGAGGTGGGGACTTTGGGGCGGGCTTTGGAGGATATGGGCCGATCTCTGCGGACACTCCTCTCTACCATTGCCGGTAACGCCATGGAGCTGGATCTGGCCTCCATGGGGTTGGCTACGACCTCTACCCAGATGACCGGCAATGCCGATCATCTCAACCAGCAGGCGGTGACCACTGCGGCTTCGGGAGAGGAGATGAGCGCCAACATGAATGCCATCTCTGCGGCCATGGAAGAGTCCAACGCCAACATGCAAGCCATTGCTGCCGCCACCGAGCAGGCGAGTACCAACTTGAGCGGGGTGGCTGAAGGGGTGGATGAGATCAGCGGTGTTTTCGGGATTGTGTCAGAAACCGCCGAGATGGGCAGTCGGGAGTTGCAGGGAGTCTATGTGGCCACCGGTCAGGCCAACGACAACATGAAAAACACCACCGGTGCCATCCGTGAGGTAACCGACTCTTTCGGGGCGGTGCGTCAACAGTGCGCCTCCGCTGAAAAGCACTCCCACGAGGCGGGAAAACATGTCCGTGAGACCTTTGGCGTTATGGAAGAGTTGAGTGGTTCCGCCGAGGCGATTGGGCAGGTGGTGGAGGTGATCAATGAAATTGCCGACCAGACCAACATGCTGGCATTGAATGCCTCCATCGAAGCGGCTGGAGCGGGGGAGGCGGGCAAGGGATTTGCCGTGGTGGCCAACGAGGTCAAGACCTTGGCTCAAAAAACCAGTGAGGCCACCAAGATGATCGAGGAGCGGATCCAGGATATTCGGGATCGCTCCGCTGAAGCGACCCAGGGAGCCCGGGAGGTGATGGGCACCATCGAAGGGATCGGCAAGGCCAACTCGGAAATTTTGCAGGCAGTAGATCTTCAGACCGATGCCATCGATCAGGTTTCCGATGCCATGGGGGGGATGAGTCGAGAGACTGAAGAGGTGAACGATAAAATGTTGCAGGCCACCACCGTTATGGAAAACATTTCCCAGCAGGTGGTGGATGCCTTCAAACAGGTTTTGGAGGTGAACAGCCAGGTGACCGAAGCCAATGAAGGATTGGGGGAGGTGGCCCGTAACGTGGTCGAAGCCACCGAAGGCAACAACGAAATCGCCCGCAACGTCACCGAAGCGGCTGGGGCTGCGGGGGAGGTAGCCCAGGCCATGACCCAGGTGAGTGGTAGTGCTGGGGAGATGGAGGGGTTGAGCCATTCAGTGGAGGAGAGTGCCCAGGGAATGGCCAAGACCGCAGCCGACCTTAAAGAGACCCTGACGCGATTTAAGGTGTGA
- a CDS encoding glycosyltransferase family protein has product MNDPQKPTPQKPHSQGETTPEKPSAQANWLITEAIDHYNHNRLSQAGKCASLALKHHPDTPAAYHVLGLIAQKSDKLELAARLMEKAVAGNPGNPQFLFHLGNVEMARQRYQKAEQLFKAALHQKPDFAQAVINLGNIRFTLDDHPGAVAHYQTALELDPRQSTPYYNLGVIAQEYGQHREAVRFFDSAITLAPNFAPAHTGKSFSHLIQEEFAPGWREYEWRFHLERHAPRICPVPRWDGTPLNGKRLYVYTEQGFGDALMFARFLPLVEALGGRIFLECKPQLLSLFEHSGLAEKVTPRDTEDTAPPPFDYDLHIPLMSLPEVLGTTLENLPATIPYLTPNPEVVAKWRNKLAAIPGLKVGLSWSGNPQASVNRHRACTLMDLKPLLAVPNVTFFSIQKGEPAQQLRNLQEPHAIHDLDRELTDFSETAGLLKNLDLLISTDTAVVHLAGAIGATTWTLLHTASEWRWLEDRPGSPWRTKSPWYPGMRLFRQESPQVWSSAVNRAAQALRNLESGQS; this is encoded by the coding sequence ATGAATGACCCTCAAAAACCGACCCCGCAAAAACCCCACAGCCAGGGGGAAACCACGCCGGAAAAGCCTTCAGCACAAGCCAATTGGTTGATAACGGAGGCGATTGATCACTACAACCACAACCGCCTTTCCCAAGCGGGAAAATGTGCCAGCCTCGCACTCAAACACCACCCCGACACCCCGGCTGCCTATCATGTTCTGGGCCTGATCGCGCAAAAATCGGACAAACTGGAACTGGCCGCCCGACTCATGGAAAAAGCCGTAGCGGGCAACCCCGGCAATCCGCAGTTTCTCTTTCACCTGGGAAATGTCGAGATGGCCCGGCAGAGGTATCAGAAGGCGGAGCAGCTCTTCAAAGCCGCCCTCCACCAAAAACCCGATTTTGCCCAAGCGGTGATCAATCTGGGCAATATTCGCTTCACCCTGGATGACCATCCAGGGGCGGTGGCCCACTATCAGACCGCTCTGGAACTCGATCCCAGACAATCAACCCCCTACTATAATCTCGGGGTCATCGCCCAGGAGTATGGCCAGCATCGGGAGGCGGTGCGATTTTTTGATTCCGCCATCACCCTGGCCCCCAACTTTGCCCCGGCCCATACCGGCAAATCCTTCTCCCATCTGATTCAGGAAGAGTTCGCCCCGGGATGGCGGGAATATGAGTGGCGCTTTCATCTGGAACGCCATGCACCCCGCATCTGCCCAGTCCCCCGATGGGATGGAACCCCCCTCAACGGCAAGCGGCTCTATGTCTACACGGAACAGGGGTTTGGGGATGCGCTCATGTTTGCCCGGTTTCTCCCCCTGGTGGAAGCCTTGGGTGGGCGGATATTTTTGGAATGCAAGCCCCAGCTTCTAAGCCTGTTTGAACATTCCGGCTTGGCTGAAAAGGTGACCCCCCGGGACACGGAGGATACCGCCCCCCCGCCCTTCGACTACGACCTGCACATCCCCTTGATGAGCCTGCCGGAAGTGCTCGGTACCACCCTGGAAAATCTCCCAGCCACCATTCCCTATCTCACCCCCAACCCGGAAGTGGTCGCCAAATGGCGAAACAAGCTGGCTGCTATTCCCGGCCTCAAGGTGGGTCTCTCCTGGTCAGGCAATCCCCAAGCCTCGGTCAACCGCCACCGGGCCTGCACCCTGATGGATCTGAAACCCCTTCTGGCGGTGCCGAATGTGACTTTTTTTTCCATCCAGAAGGGAGAGCCCGCCCAGCAGCTCCGAAATCTGCAAGAGCCCCACGCCATCCACGACCTGGACCGGGAGCTGACTGATTTCAGCGAAACCGCCGGACTGCTAAAAAATCTGGATCTTTTGATCTCCACCGATACCGCCGTGGTCCATCTGGCTGGCGCTATCGGCGCCACCACCTGGACCCTCCTCCACACCGCCTCAGAGTGGCGCTGGCTGGAAGATCGCCCCGGCAGCCCCTGGCGAACCAAAAGCCCCTGGTATCCCGGCATGCGCCTGTTCCGCCAGGAGAGCCCCCAGGTGTGGAGCAGTGCCGTCAATCGGGCGGCTCAAGCACTTCGAAATCTGGAAAGCGGCCAATCCTGA
- a CDS encoding glycosyltransferase family protein, producing the protein MTATATDPAQRTHTNPLQKKFTAALELQKQGRNHQALKIYQDVLALYPNSPQAMFCYGLALLEVDKPAAATDWISRAISREPQTAGFHYHLGRALLLQKRIPAAKERFLATLKLDPRHPQAYFQLGDLAMDQGELEEAMTHFAQAISQAPNFGAAWINLGLCHKARMDLDQALACLDQGIAAEPENAVAHVNRAMTLLMAGRYREGWQAYKWRFQLPELQNKHPSPKTLPPLWDGSPQPEKKLLLLAEQGYGDNLQFIRYLPLVKSRMGKIILALPAPLIPLYQEMAGIDQLEKMAGIADSEAAKGCDFHIPLLSLPQLFDTTLETIPQTVPYLHAPSRVVEKWQERLGDPDFFKVGLVWEGKPLHKNDPLRRRSCTLADLAPLGQIKGVRFFSLQKGEATQQLKQPPQGMEITNLDQELSDFAETAGVIHHLDLVITIDTSVAHLAGGLGARVWTMLPQAADWRWYPKGEKSPWYPTMRLFWNGSPQDWQPLTQHLAQTLQELVNQHRSGEL; encoded by the coding sequence ATGACCGCTACAGCTACGGATCCAGCCCAAAGAACCCATACGAATCCGCTGCAAAAAAAATTTACTGCGGCTCTAGAACTGCAAAAACAAGGCCGCAACCACCAAGCTCTCAAGATCTATCAGGACGTGCTGGCCCTCTATCCCAACTCCCCCCAGGCGATGTTTTGCTATGGGCTGGCGCTACTGGAGGTGGACAAACCGGCCGCCGCCACCGACTGGATCAGCCGCGCCATCTCCCGGGAACCCCAAACAGCCGGTTTTCACTACCATCTGGGCCGGGCCTTGCTCCTCCAAAAACGAATTCCAGCGGCCAAAGAGCGCTTCCTGGCGACCCTCAAACTCGACCCTCGCCACCCCCAGGCCTATTTTCAGCTGGGAGATCTGGCCATGGACCAGGGAGAGCTGGAAGAGGCCATGACCCACTTTGCCCAAGCGATTTCCCAAGCGCCCAATTTTGGCGCGGCATGGATCAATCTGGGCCTCTGCCACAAGGCACGCATGGATCTCGACCAGGCCCTCGCCTGCCTCGACCAGGGAATCGCTGCTGAGCCGGAAAATGCCGTCGCCCACGTCAACCGGGCCATGACCCTCCTGATGGCTGGCCGCTACCGGGAAGGGTGGCAGGCCTATAAATGGCGTTTTCAGCTGCCGGAATTGCAGAATAAACACCCCTCCCCCAAAACCCTCCCCCCCCTCTGGGACGGCTCCCCGCAGCCCGAAAAAAAACTCCTGCTCCTGGCGGAACAGGGGTATGGAGATAATCTGCAATTTATCCGCTATCTGCCCCTGGTCAAATCCCGGATGGGAAAGATCATACTGGCTCTCCCAGCCCCCCTGATCCCCCTCTACCAGGAGATGGCCGGGATCGATCAGCTGGAAAAAATGGCTGGCATCGCTGACAGCGAGGCCGCCAAAGGGTGCGATTTTCACATCCCCCTCCTAAGCCTGCCCCAACTTTTTGACACCACCCTGGAGACGATCCCCCAAACCGTCCCCTATCTACACGCTCCCAGCAGAGTGGTGGAAAAATGGCAGGAACGACTTGGCGATCCGGACTTTTTCAAGGTGGGTCTGGTGTGGGAAGGAAAGCCTCTGCACAAAAACGACCCCCTGCGGCGGCGCTCCTGTACTCTGGCTGATCTCGCCCCGTTGGGCCAGATCAAAGGGGTGCGTTTTTTCAGTTTGCAAAAGGGAGAGGCCACCCAACAGCTGAAACAGCCGCCCCAAGGCATGGAGATCACAAATCTCGATCAGGAGCTGAGTGATTTTGCCGAAACGGCGGGGGTCATCCACCATCTGGATCTGGTGATCACCATCGACACTTCGGTAGCGCATCTGGCCGGGGGTCTGGGTGCCCGGGTGTGGACCATGCTGCCTCAAGCTGCGGACTGGCGCTGGTATCCCAAAGGGGAAAAAAGCCCCTGGTATCCCACCATGCGCCTCTTTTGGAACGGCTCCCCCCAGGATTGGCAACCTTTAACCCAACACCTGGCCCAGACGCTCCAGGAGCTGGTCAATCAACACCGTTCAGGGGAGTTGTAA
- a CDS encoding DUF115 domain-containing protein, translating into MSGGETLLGPFLVNQYGERYLPRINGEIFSKDGSDTIFRRQFGDSLAKEDHLYLIVGTDSGLFVQYILDKGLPLGTRFLFIEFPEIIERLQEWLDFESFPKNLAIVAPDKWEEQAAEFSLKDYFYLQHIERLKSMAVVDAHYDAYLTLHNDVQARMTQYNMAVNMEVGSKVFMMKGLENLSENRTPSTALKDLFKGQTAVLMAGGPSLDECFPWVKANRDKLVVLAVSRIAPQLLREGVVPDLIFSIDPHTMIFHQSKDMLAFHEETLFVNMYHAHPALVGQWRGRSVYMGSLFPWETELNPDNYVFSGITVSHQALGVAVRMGFTQLVLGGFDLCFSREGFTHLKGSVERDIGPFTESTELRVETNGGWQAETRYDFYSAIPSMGVMAEEAVVAGCRVINPAQGAAKIPHVEHLPWEEVALEKLPQPPREVLREKLPEDHRESRQAHYEMVVGELQRVREEVEKIKELTEEGLDCNARLFGRKGELPDFKYKTRMDEIEEILDNEYGDISALVRKWSVREFLKLSRPDRDREWSDEEIEETGRRYYENYSKSADELINLMGETIERVETRMEEEQRDPDYERLARQWQKDEQPGRIHLFFDRQGCEVAQLPSPWDERFREIMAAHEEQMAATENTYSEFCLQDQAQPGAVKSKALTLYRQKNIQKLKDYQEGLAESGIEGKEHYGHLIQGYIAELEGNLDRAVRCFRQITLDSLMQEAMQRIFSLSLRQKDMLAAMAVAKRLSSRSPLFIPYYADLLRLSGDREGALAVYSDYVKIVKKDFVTLLKIGRLKMEMKDISGAMAVFKEILEEDPDNKAARLFVEQLAKFV; encoded by the coding sequence ATGAGTGGTGGTGAGACGCTTCTGGGGCCGTTTCTGGTCAATCAGTATGGGGAACGCTATTTGCCCAGGATTAATGGGGAAATTTTTTCCAAAGATGGATCCGACACCATTTTTCGCCGTCAATTTGGCGACTCTTTGGCCAAGGAGGATCATCTCTACCTTATTGTCGGCACGGACTCTGGCTTGTTTGTGCAATATATTTTGGACAAAGGTCTGCCCCTGGGCACCCGTTTTCTCTTTATCGAATTTCCCGAAATTATCGAGCGGTTGCAGGAGTGGCTTGATTTTGAATCGTTTCCCAAAAATCTCGCTATCGTTGCGCCGGACAAGTGGGAAGAGCAGGCTGCGGAATTTTCCCTCAAGGATTATTTTTATCTGCAACACATCGAGCGCCTGAAATCGATGGCGGTGGTGGATGCCCACTATGACGCCTATCTGACTCTGCACAATGATGTTCAAGCGCGCATGACCCAATATAATATGGCCGTCAACATGGAGGTGGGCTCCAAGGTATTCATGATGAAGGGGCTGGAAAATCTCAGTGAAAATCGCACCCCCTCCACCGCTCTGAAAGATCTTTTTAAAGGCCAGACTGCTGTTCTCATGGCGGGTGGCCCCTCCCTGGATGAATGTTTTCCCTGGGTAAAGGCCAACCGGGACAAGCTGGTGGTGCTGGCAGTCTCCCGTATCGCGCCCCAGCTGTTGCGGGAGGGGGTGGTGCCGGATCTGATTTTTTCCATCGATCCCCACACCATGATCTTTCACCAGTCCAAAGATATGTTGGCGTTCCACGAAGAGACCCTCTTCGTCAACATGTATCACGCCCATCCCGCCTTGGTGGGGCAGTGGCGGGGGCGTAGCGTCTATATGGGCAGCCTTTTTCCCTGGGAGACCGAACTCAATCCGGACAACTATGTTTTCAGCGGTATCACCGTCTCTCACCAGGCCTTGGGGGTGGCGGTGAGGATGGGGTTTACCCAGCTGGTGTTGGGGGGATTTGATCTCTGCTTCAGCCGAGAGGGGTTTACCCACCTGAAGGGGAGTGTGGAGCGCGACATCGGGCCGTTTACCGAGTCCACTGAGCTGAGAGTGGAGACCAACGGTGGCTGGCAGGCGGAAACCCGCTACGATTTTTACAGCGCCATCCCCAGCATGGGGGTCATGGCTGAGGAAGCGGTGGTCGCGGGCTGTCGGGTGATCAACCCTGCCCAAGGTGCGGCCAAAATTCCCCATGTGGAGCATCTACCCTGGGAAGAGGTGGCTCTGGAAAAACTGCCCCAGCCCCCCCGGGAGGTGCTTCGGGAAAAACTCCCCGAGGATCATCGGGAGAGCCGCCAAGCGCACTATGAGATGGTGGTGGGGGAGTTGCAGCGGGTTCGGGAGGAGGTGGAAAAAATCAAGGAATTGACCGAGGAGGGGCTGGACTGCAATGCACGGCTTTTCGGACGCAAGGGAGAACTTCCTGATTTTAAATATAAAACCCGTATGGACGAGATCGAGGAGATTCTCGATAATGAATATGGCGATATTTCAGCATTGGTTCGCAAATGGTCGGTTCGGGAATTTTTAAAGCTCTCCCGCCCGGACCGGGACCGGGAGTGGAGTGATGAGGAGATTGAGGAGACCGGTCGGCGCTATTATGAAAACTATTCCAAGAGTGCCGATGAGCTGATCAACCTCATGGGGGAGACGATTGAGCGGGTGGAAACACGCATGGAGGAGGAGCAGCGTGATCCGGACTATGAGCGCCTGGCTCGGCAGTGGCAAAAAGATGAACAGCCCGGGCGGATACATCTCTTTTTTGACCGCCAGGGGTGTGAGGTGGCCCAGTTGCCATCCCCTTGGGATGAGCGCTTTAGGGAGATTATGGCGGCCCATGAGGAACAGATGGCCGCCACCGAAAACACCTATTCGGAGTTTTGCCTGCAGGATCAGGCGCAACCCGGGGCGGTCAAGTCGAAGGCTCTTACCCTCTATCGTCAGAAAAACATCCAAAAGCTCAAAGATTATCAGGAGGGGCTTGCTGAAAGCGGCATTGAAGGCAAGGAGCACTATGGCCACCTGATCCAGGGCTATATCGCCGAGCTGGAAGGAAATCTGGATCGTGCCGTTCGTTGTTTCAGGCAGATTACCCTGGATTCCCTGATGCAGGAGGCGATGCAGCGCATTTTTTCCCTCTCTCTGCGCCAGAAGGATATGCTTGCTGCCATGGCCGTGGCCAAAAGATTGAGCAGCCGATCACCTTTATTCATCCCCTATTATGCCGACCTGTTGCGCCTTTCCGGGGATCGTGAGGGGGCGCTTGCGGTCTATTCCGACTATGTCAAAATTGTCAAAAAAGATTTCGTCACCCTGTTGAAGATCGGGCGGCTGAAGATGGAGATGAAAGATATTTCCGGGGCGATGGCGGTGTTTAAGGAAATACTGGAAGAGGACCCGGACAACAAGGCCGCCAGGCTTTTTGTCGAGCAGCTGGCCAAGTTTGTCTGA